A genomic window from Prochlorococcus sp. RS04 includes:
- a CDS encoding peptidylprolyl isomerase, with product MTTALFETEVGNINIEFFAEDAPNTVKNFTSLISDGFYDGLAFHRVIPGFMAQGGCPNTRDGASGMPGTGGPGYNIKCEINSNKHLKGSLSMAHAGKDTGGSQFFIVYEPQPHLDGVHTVFGKTDDMDVVLKLTNGSKILKATLK from the coding sequence TAATATTGAATTTTTCGCTGAAGACGCACCTAATACAGTTAAAAACTTCACGAGCCTAATTAGTGATGGTTTTTATGATGGTCTAGCATTTCACAGAGTTATTCCTGGATTTATGGCTCAGGGTGGATGTCCAAATACTCGTGATGGAGCATCAGGTATGCCAGGAACTGGTGGGCCTGGATATAATATAAAATGTGAAATTAATTCCAATAAACATCTAAAAGGCTCACTTTCTATGGCTCATGCAGGAAAGGATACAGGTGGCAGTCAGTTTTTCATAGTTTATGAACCACAGCCTCATCTCGATGGAGTTCATACAGTTTTTGGTAAGACTGATGATATGGATGTAGTGCTAAAGCTTACTAATGGGTCAAAAATTTTAAAGGCAACCTTAAAGTAG